One Nostoc sp. UHCC 0302 DNA window includes the following coding sequences:
- a CDS encoding class I SAM-dependent methyltransferase, with the protein MSKNTILHPIKSFFDYLSFNLQYELMLLSFRGKNRKEVFNDIYYRNRWGDRESISGRGSNLQQTSVIIKKIPVLLEKLNVKTMLDAPCGDFYWLKEAQLNIEKYIGCDIVADLITANQRSYGNEFREFINLDLATDEIPQADLIFCRDCLVHLSFKDALAVIKNFKKSNSKYLLTTTYPGILENKNIVTGDWRAIDLQLPPYSFPDMLEIIDEKTTERKDYPQKSLGLWKLSDIELGNRE; encoded by the coding sequence ATGAGCAAAAATACTATTTTACATCCTATCAAATCTTTCTTTGATTATCTGTCATTTAATTTGCAATATGAATTAATGCTTTTATCGTTTCGAGGTAAAAACAGAAAAGAAGTTTTTAATGATATATATTATCGTAATAGGTGGGGCGATCGCGAATCTATTTCTGGCAGAGGATCTAATCTTCAGCAAACATCGGTCATCATAAAAAAAATACCAGTATTGCTGGAAAAACTTAATGTCAAAACAATGCTCGATGCTCCTTGTGGTGATTTTTATTGGTTAAAAGAAGCACAACTGAATATAGAAAAATACATTGGATGTGATATTGTTGCCGACTTAATTACTGCAAATCAACGTAGTTATGGTAACGAATTTAGAGAATTTATCAATCTCGATTTAGCAACAGATGAAATTCCTCAAGCCGATTTGATTTTCTGTAGAGATTGTCTAGTACATCTTTCATTTAAAGATGCTCTTGCTGTAATTAAAAACTTTAAAAAAAGTAATTCTAAATACCTTTTAACTACAACTTATCCGGGAATACTTGAAAACAAAAATATTGTTACGGGTGATTGGCGAGCAATCGATTTACAATTACCTCCTTACAGCTTTCCCGATATGCTCGAAATCATTGATGAAAAAACGACTGAAAGAAAAGACTACCCACAGAAAAGTTTGGGTCTGTGGAAATTGAGCGATATAGAGTTAGGGAATAGGGAATAA
- a CDS encoding SxtJ family membrane protein: MNEIQQLDRKGLRDFGLLSGAIAAGLFGSLLPLLHHEPLSILPWIIASILWVWALIAPTTLNGVYQIWMRIGLVLGWINTRIILSIIFYTLITPIGLVMRGVFHHDAMARKLDTDVKTYRIINQVKPINKMEKPF, from the coding sequence ATGAACGAAATACAACAACTTGATCGCAAAGGACTACGGGATTTTGGACTGCTTAGCGGTGCGATCGCAGCTGGCTTATTCGGTAGTCTACTGCCCTTGCTCCATCACGAACCCTTATCGATTTTACCTTGGATAATTGCTAGCATCCTTTGGGTTTGGGCGCTGATCGCCCCCACCACACTCAATGGTGTTTACCAAATTTGGATGAGAATTGGACTGGTTTTAGGTTGGATTAATACGCGCATAATTCTCAGTATTATTTTCTATACCTTAATCACACCAATCGGTCTAGTGATGCGAGGCGTGTTTCATCATGATGCGATGGCCAGAAAGCTAGATACTGACGTAAAAACTTATCGCATTATCAATCAAGTAAAACCTATAAACAAAATGGAGAAACCCTTCTAA
- a CDS encoding carbamoyltransferase, with translation MRILGISAYYHDSAAALVVDGDIVAAAQEERFSRKKHDARFPKGAIAYCLKHAGIGLSEVDQIVFYDKPLVKFERLLETYLAYAPKGLASFIAAMPVWLKEKLYLKTLLKKELATLGDCKKTQLPQLLFTEHHQAHAASAFFPSPFDKAAVLCLDGVGEWATTSVWLGEDHQLTPQWEIDFPHSLGLLYSAFTYYTGFKVNSGEYKLMGLAPYGEPKYVDHILNHLLDLKEDGTFRLNMDYFNYTTGLTMTTPKFHQLFGGEPRQSEGKLTQREMDLARSIQYVTEEVVLRLVRTVKKELNTDYLCLAGGVALNCVANGRILRETDFRDIWIQPAAGDAGGAVGAALAIWHQYHEKPRIPQDGDAMRGGYLGPCYGKTEIRDYLQSVNAPYQYLEDDKLMPELAEILEQGNVVGWFSGRMEFGPRALGGRSIIGDPRNPKMQSVMNLKIKYRESFRPFAPSVLAEQVSNYFELDRPSPYMLLVAPINAELQISMTPEQEELFGIEKLNIKRSQIPAITHVDYSARIQTVHQHTNPRYYELLRHFQAKTGCAVLVNTSFNVRGEPIVCTPEDAYRCFMRTEMDYLVLENFLLAKSNQPQVEKDESWKTEFELD, from the coding sequence ATGCGTATTCTGGGAATTTCAGCTTATTATCACGATAGTGCCGCCGCCTTAGTTGTGGATGGTGATATTGTTGCCGCAGCTCAAGAAGAGCGTTTTTCCCGCAAAAAACATGATGCGAGATTTCCTAAAGGTGCGATCGCCTATTGTCTCAAACACGCAGGTATTGGATTATCAGAAGTAGACCAAATCGTTTTTTACGATAAGCCATTGGTCAAATTTGAGCGACTCCTAGAAACTTATCTCGCCTACGCACCCAAAGGATTAGCTTCCTTTATTGCCGCGATGCCAGTTTGGTTAAAAGAAAAACTTTACCTGAAAACGCTGTTAAAAAAAGAATTGGCGACCCTCGGAGATTGTAAAAAAACTCAATTACCACAACTTTTATTTACTGAACATCACCAAGCGCACGCCGCTTCTGCCTTTTTCCCCAGCCCTTTCGATAAGGCGGCGGTGCTGTGCCTTGATGGAGTCGGGGAATGGGCAACCACCTCGGTTTGGTTGGGAGAAGACCATCAACTGACTCCCCAATGGGAAATTGATTTTCCCCACTCTTTAGGGCTGCTTTATTCTGCCTTCACCTACTACACGGGTTTCAAGGTCAACTCTGGGGAATACAAACTCATGGGTTTAGCGCCCTACGGTGAACCCAAATATGTAGACCATATCCTTAACCATCTTTTGGATCTCAAAGAAGATGGCACATTTCGGTTGAATATGGACTACTTCAACTACACCACGGGGCTGACTATGACTACCCCGAAATTTCATCAATTGTTTGGTGGTGAACCACGCCAAAGCGAGGGGAAACTCACCCAGCGAGAGATGGATTTAGCTCGTTCTATCCAATACGTTACTGAGGAAGTCGTTTTGCGTTTGGTAAGAACGGTTAAGAAGGAACTGAACACAGACTATCTCTGTTTAGCTGGTGGAGTCGCCCTAAATTGCGTCGCCAATGGACGCATTTTGCGAGAAACAGATTTTCGGGATATTTGGATTCAACCCGCCGCTGGAGACGCAGGGGGAGCAGTTGGAGCAGCATTAGCTATTTGGCATCAATATCATGAAAAGCCGCGCATTCCGCAGGATGGGGATGCTATGCGGGGAGGCTATCTAGGCCCTTGCTATGGCAAAACAGAGATTCGAGACTATCTCCAGTCTGTGAATGCGCCTTACCAATACCTAGAAGATGACAAACTCATGCCTGAACTTGCTGAAATTCTAGAGCAAGGGAACGTTGTCGGTTGGTTCTCTGGCAGGATGGAGTTTGGCCCGCGAGCTTTGGGAGGTCGTTCGATCATCGGTGATCCTCGTAATCCCAAAATGCAATCGGTGATGAACCTGAAAATTAAATACCGCGAATCCTTCCGTCCCTTTGCCCCTTCTGTTTTAGCAGAACAGGTTTCTAACTACTTTGAGCTTGACCGACCCAGCCCTTATATGCTTTTGGTTGCACCAATCAACGCCGAACTACAGATTTCCATGACACCAGAGCAAGAGGAGTTATTTGGCATTGAGAAGTTAAACATCAAGCGATCGCAAATTCCCGCCATCACTCATGTAGATTACTCGGCTCGGATTCAAACCGTTCATCAACACACCAATCCTCGGTACTACGAACTGCTGCGACATTTTCAAGCAAAAACGGGCTGTGCAGTTTTGGTAAACACATCATTTAATGTCCGAGGTGAACCAATTGTGTGTACCCCAGAAGATGCCTATCGCTGTTTTATGAGAACGGAGATGGATTACTTGGTATTGGAGAATTTTCTCCTTGCCAAATCGAACCAACCCCAGGTAGAGAAAGATGAGTCTTGGAAAACAGAATTTGAATTAGATTAA
- a CDS encoding SGNH/GDSL hydrolase family protein: MRKIKPWLQNLLLMLAGVIVGLLIVETFAITTGVAAPQKTKAQIFYQFIQPDAQLGYKPKSNLKNFKTVWQEAKVAEVANTDSYGFRNIGRDYTKSNLYFIGDSFTWGQWVNEEKIFPRLVESELQQPVINLGVPGYSFAQYETLFNEWIAQYKPHKVILSIVANDLTNYSSDIGQKIYDTLKERSFSSWYEKTFLYQFVLKNNKKSLQASNGNPISKEAKNGLTLFNLSLAAPESGVGVDSDYLTSDGVVKVEAALSRIIHLTKENQVKLFVFLVPSKESAYIKDYTQLFPENVALLKNEEIGYQRLCNIAKSQDVTCVNLTDNFRKNSKQEKLYFDIDGHWNSAGHQLAAKLILNTLNNS; this comes from the coding sequence ATGCGAAAAATAAAGCCTTGGCTACAAAATTTATTGCTCATGTTGGCTGGAGTTATAGTTGGGCTGTTAATCGTTGAAACTTTTGCCATTACTACCGGAGTTGCTGCCCCACAAAAGACTAAGGCACAAATTTTTTATCAGTTTATTCAACCTGACGCTCAATTAGGTTACAAACCAAAATCAAACCTTAAAAACTTTAAAACTGTTTGGCAAGAAGCAAAAGTTGCAGAAGTTGCTAACACAGATAGTTATGGATTTCGCAATATAGGAAGAGATTACACAAAATCTAACTTGTATTTTATTGGAGATTCATTTACATGGGGTCAATGGGTAAATGAGGAAAAAATATTTCCCAGACTTGTGGAATCCGAATTGCAGCAGCCAGTAATTAATTTAGGTGTTCCAGGTTATTCTTTTGCCCAATATGAAACATTATTTAATGAATGGATCGCCCAATACAAACCTCATAAAGTAATCTTATCTATAGTTGCTAATGATTTGACTAATTATTCATCGGATATAGGTCAAAAAATATATGATACGCTGAAAGAAAGAAGCTTCTCATCTTGGTATGAAAAAACATTTTTGTATCAGTTTGTATTGAAAAATAACAAAAAAAGCTTGCAAGCTTCAAACGGTAATCCTATCTCTAAAGAAGCAAAAAATGGTTTAACTCTATTTAATTTATCGCTGGCAGCACCTGAGTCAGGAGTAGGTGTAGATAGCGATTATTTGACATCTGATGGTGTTGTAAAAGTAGAAGCAGCATTATCACGAATCATTCATTTAACCAAAGAAAATCAAGTTAAGCTGTTTGTTTTTCTTGTACCTTCAAAAGAATCAGCTTATATCAAAGATTACACCCAGTTATTCCCTGAGAATGTAGCTTTGCTCAAAAATGAAGAAATTGGGTATCAGCGTTTGTGTAATATAGCAAAATCACAAGATGTAACTTGTGTCAATCTAACTGATAATTTTAGGAAAAACAGTAAGCAAGAAAAGCTTTACTTTGATATCGATGGTCATTGGAATTCTGCGGGACATCAACTAGCTGCTAAGTTAATTTTAAATACTTTAAATAATTCGTAA
- a CDS encoding DUF5989 family protein — MLETTQDLLKDLWGLLKERRKFFLLPLIVTLLLLGILIVFAQSSVLAPFIYTLF; from the coding sequence ATGCTTGAAACAACACAAGACTTGCTGAAAGATTTGTGGGGATTACTGAAGGAACGCCGCAAATTCTTCCTGCTACCACTTATCGTCACACTATTGCTCTTAGGTATCTTGATTGTGTTTGCACAGTCATCCGTGCTTGCACCCTTTATTTACACACTATTTTGA
- a CDS encoding SGNH/GDSL hydrolase family protein — protein MATSSLPLKRWVAVTLTLALLLGGLVLGLAVVEIGLRIAGIEYKTFYTFDEHRGWAGRPYTAGWVHDEGEAYIQYNSLGFHDREHSQVKPQNTIRIALLGDSFIEARQVPQAQGIAAVIERELKNCPTLAGRDVEVMNFGVNGYGTDQELITLQEKVWNYSPDLLLLNFYPGNDLINNSRTLTEKMVSQSAMDNSALMKPYFVDRDGDWVVDDSFVNMDIYRSQKSWWHQAYLQVQDRLRILQLLKQAKYALPLPHQDNKKQDLQLATKPAILSPFTDPEWQNFLKQTEWLIYNTATDSEWQQAWQQTEGLIRLMHNETITKKAKFAVVTLTTPLQVNPDPGVRDHQEISGITDWFYPEKRIAALGEREGFTTINLGEYFQAYAKQNNVCLHGFDNTFRCDGHWNTLGHQLAGKIVAKTLCRQFVILAKGEKQAT, from the coding sequence GTGGCAACATCGTCATTACCATTAAAGCGATGGGTAGCGGTGACGCTGACCCTAGCTTTATTGCTAGGCGGACTTGTGTTAGGGCTGGCTGTCGTGGAAATTGGCTTACGCATTGCTGGCATTGAATACAAGACATTTTATACCTTTGATGAACATAGAGGTTGGGCAGGACGACCATATACGGCTGGGTGGGTGCATGACGAAGGGGAAGCCTATATCCAATACAACAGTCTGGGCTTTCATGACCGAGAACATTCCCAAGTTAAACCACAGAATACTATCCGTATTGCCTTGCTAGGAGATTCTTTCATAGAAGCGCGACAAGTGCCACAAGCACAAGGAATCGCAGCAGTCATCGAACGTGAACTGAAAAATTGTCCAACCCTAGCAGGTCGTGACGTAGAAGTGATGAACTTCGGAGTCAATGGTTATGGAACTGATCAAGAACTAATCACTTTACAGGAAAAGGTCTGGAACTATTCACCGGATCTCCTACTCCTGAATTTTTATCCTGGCAATGATTTGATCAACAACTCCCGCACTCTCACCGAAAAAATGGTGAGTCAGAGTGCTATGGATAATAGCGCCCTCATGAAACCCTATTTTGTTGATCGAGATGGTGATTGGGTAGTTGATGACTCATTTGTGAATATGGATATTTATCGCTCACAAAAGTCATGGTGGCATCAGGCTTATCTCCAAGTTCAAGACCGTTTACGGATTTTGCAGCTTCTCAAACAAGCAAAATACGCTTTACCACTTCCTCATCAAGATAACAAAAAACAAGACCTCCAGTTGGCAACCAAGCCTGCAATACTGTCTCCGTTCACTGACCCTGAATGGCAGAATTTCTTGAAGCAAACAGAATGGCTGATATATAACACCGCAACTGATTCTGAATGGCAACAAGCATGGCAACAAACAGAAGGACTAATTCGCTTAATGCATAATGAAACAATTACCAAAAAAGCGAAATTTGCTGTGGTGACGCTAACAACTCCCCTTCAAGTTAATCCTGATCCTGGCGTGCGCGATCATCAGGAAATATCAGGGATTACAGATTGGTTTTACCCAGAAAAGCGGATTGCAGCATTAGGAGAACGTGAAGGTTTTACTACTATTAATCTAGGAGAATATTTTCAGGCTTATGCCAAGCAGAATAATGTCTGCTTACATGGGTTTGATAATACTTTTCGCTGCGACGGACATTGGAATACTTTGGGACATCAGTTAGCAGGGAAAATTGTTGCAAAAACGCTCTGCCGACAATTCGTAATACTCGCCAAAGGCGAGAAGCAAGCTACGTAA